In Halictus rubicundus isolate RS-2024b chromosome 5, iyHalRubi1_principal, whole genome shotgun sequence, one genomic interval encodes:
- the LOC143353986 gene encoding myrosinase 1-like, translated as MLALAFLKSCILLILVVSANGEFTEENEEYLTFPANFLLGATTGAYQIEGAWNVSDKGESIWDRFCHLQDGSVFKNQTGDVAADSYHKYKEDVALLKKLGFDSYRFSLSWSRILPTGFSNKVSSDGVKYYNDLIDELLANGIEPFVTLYHWDHPQVLEDAGGWLNSEMVDWFSDYVRVVYREFGTKVKRFIPINEPMTMCRLSYSYGTHAPGKTLHGIGEYLCIHNMLKAHARAYRIYHEEFKPAQNGEVGFQLTSYAYLPKTPGDNASVNTAYTFYGGWTLNPIYGREGDYPEEMKSKVAAKSKQQGYARSRLPEFEPHWIEYIKGTSDFLAINHYTSRLVEPGDANYFIPSHDNDQGVKYSSVPSWKTAASSWLKVVPEGIRCVLRDLSSRYGNPPIYITENGFSDYGTVNDTDRIDYFRAYLREMLKAIHVDGINVKGYYVWSFLDNFEWNEGYRERFGIIHVDFDDPKRRRTLKQSARWWQDLLASRKLRSSRKSERRMKMISVHVEYTSEI; from the exons ATGCTGGCGTTGGCGTTTTTGAAGTCATGTATACTTCTTATTCTCGTGGT TTCCGCAAATGGCGAATTTACGGAGGAAAATGAGGAATATCTAACGTTCCCAGCGAACTTTCTCCTTGGAGCTACGACTGGCGCATACCAAATAGAGGGAGCTTGGAACGTGAGCG ATAAAGGAGAAAGTATCTGGGATCGATTCTGCCACCTCCAAGATGGTAGTGTCTTTAAGAATCAAACGGGCGACGTTGCCGCAGACAGTTATCATAAGTACAAAGAGGACGTAGCTTTGTTGAAGAAATTGGGG TTTGACTCGTATCGGTTCTCCCTGAGCTGGTCGCGAATACTGCCGACCGGGTTCTCGAACAAGGTCAGCAGTGACGGCGTCAAGTATTACAACGACCTAATCGACGAGCTCTTGGCGAACGGGATCGAGCCGTTCGTTACGTTATATCACTGGGATCACCCGCAAGTTCTCGAAGATGCCGGCGGCTGGCTGAATTCGGAAATGGTCGACTGGTTCAGCGATTACGTGAGGGTGGTGTACAGAGAGTTCGGGACAAAGGTGAAACGATTCATCCCCATAAATGAGCCGATGACCATGTGCAGACTAAGTTATTCGTACGGCACACATGCGCCTGGGAAAACGCTGCACGGTATTGGAGAGTACCTGTGCATCCACAATATGCTGAAAGCGCACGCAAGAGCCTACAGGATTTACCATGAGGAGTTCAAACCTGCGCAAAACGGCGAAGTGGGATTCCAACTGACCTCGTACGCGTATCTACCGAAGACACCAGGCGACAATGCATCGGTGAACACTGCGTATACATTCTACGGCGGCTGGACCTTGAATCCGATTTATGGCAGGGAAGGTGACTATCCGGAAGAAATGAAGAGCAAAGTGGCGGCGAAGAGCAAACAGCAGGGCTACGCGAGATCGCGGCTGCCCGAGTTCGAACCGCACTGGATCGAATACATAAA GGGAACTTCGGACTTTCTAGCGATAAATCATTATACTTCGAGACTGGTCGAGCCCGGAGATGCGAATTACTTTATTCCGTCTCATGACAATGATCAAGGCGTAAAATATAGTTCGGTTCCCTCTTGGAAGACTGCAGCATCCTCATGGTTGAAA GTGGTACCAGAAGGTATTCGGTGCGTTCTTCGCGACTTGTCATCGAGGTATGGCAATCCGCCGATATACATTACTGAAAATGGATTCTCCGACTATGGAACCGTCAACGACACTGACAGAATCGATTACTTTCGTGCTTATTTGAGGGAAATGCTTAAAGCTATACACGTAGATGGCATTAACGTTAAAGGATACTACGTATGGTCGTTTTTAGATAATTTCGAATGGAACGAAGGGTACAG AGAACGATTCGGTATCATACACGTCGATTTCGATGATCCGAAGAGACGACGGACATTGAAACAGTCAGCCAGGTGGTGGCAGGATCTCCTAGCTAGCAGAAAACTCAG AAGCAGTCGCAAATCGGAGAGGCGGATGAAAATGATATCTGTGCACGTGGAATACACATcggaaatataa